The following coding sequences lie in one Chitinivibrionales bacterium genomic window:
- a CDS encoding glycosyltransferase family 2 protein yields MKRLASVNGNMIVKDELVSIAMATYNGEVFLRKQLDSIYNQSYKKIEVVVCDDCSTDKTVAILDEYKKKRGLQYYVNEKNIGFIKNFERVLRLCRGEYIALADQDDIWQPQKIEKLIKAIGDCSLAYSDAIYINDNDIIIAPSVRKYAGLPVVSGKPFRVLAFNSFVIGCTAMVKSKLLTSAIPFPHGVYSHDWWLSIVASKCDGLCFVDEPLVCYRRHSRNIIGLKKGLSSLSKLFGFLYTPPQKNDFVVQEKKLASILEHPLFSEEEMRVLKYAYEYFHDRITSRIHLRAFIISLKYGKYIFPTFSPLWRIKPILGALVR; encoded by the coding sequence GGCGACCTATAATGGTGAAGTGTTTTTACGCAAACAATTGGATTCTATTTACAACCAAAGCTATAAAAAAATAGAAGTTGTTGTTTGTGATGATTGTTCAACGGATAAAACCGTAGCAATACTTGACGAATACAAAAAGAAACGGGGGTTACAATATTACGTCAACGAAAAAAATATTGGCTTTATAAAAAATTTTGAACGAGTATTAAGGTTATGTCGAGGTGAATATATCGCTCTTGCTGATCAGGATGATATATGGCAACCCCAAAAAATAGAAAAGCTCATAAAAGCAATAGGTGATTGTTCTCTTGCCTATTCCGATGCGATATATATCAACGACAATGATATCATTATTGCACCATCGGTAAGAAAATATGCCGGCCTGCCGGTAGTTTCTGGAAAGCCGTTTCGCGTATTGGCATTTAACAGCTTTGTGATCGGATGTACCGCCATGGTTAAGAGTAAACTATTAACAAGTGCCATACCATTTCCCCACGGTGTATATTCCCACGACTGGTGGCTTTCAATCGTGGCTAGTAAATGCGACGGACTTTGTTTTGTTGATGAACCACTTGTTTGTTACCGCAGGCATTCACGCAACATTATCGGTTTAAAAAAGGGTCTATCTTCTTTGAGTAAACTTTTCGGATTTTTATATACGCCGCCACAAAAGAATGACTTTGTTGTCCAGGAAAAGAAACTGGCAAGTATTCTCGAACATCCGCTTTTTAGCGAAGAAGAAATGCGGGTGTTAAAATATGCATATGAATATTTTCACGACAGAATTACTTCCAGAATTCATTTAAGAGCTTTTATCATTTCCTTAAAATATGGTAAATATATTTTTCCTACCTTTTCTCCTCTTTGGCGGATAAAGCCGATTTTGGGAGCCCTTGTGAGATGA
- a CDS encoding glycosyltransferase family 4 protein, producing MQTIAVYHNLLPGGSRKALYDLLEILKDEYIIDLYQLTSSEDDFYNLDALVRKKNEFKYFPLLYKYFTNPYLYTPVLILDIFKIFITAKKVAKAINNNNYKFIFIHHDRYFQNPIISKYLQAPSVVFCQEPYRFFYEPYYDIDRKFGIVSRIAMACLYPFHQLLKWVGTIGIKHADILLTNSYYTREYIYKAYRRWSKVAYLGIKTSNYPHENMQVQNIVLSIGAINWKKKHDLVIRSVMLIDEDIRPQVKIIAPIIGNKKEQKRLETLAMQNKVKITIEEKVTHEILIKYYNSAIATICASIMEPFGIVALESMSCGTPVIAMNEAGYRETIIDGETGYLVDRSEAAIAEKILALRNDYELRQLMGKNGLEHVRKNWDWSKRKQEMLALIAREL from the coding sequence ATGCAAACGATAGCCGTATATCACAATTTACTGCCAGGGGGCTCCCGAAAAGCACTCTATGATTTACTAGAGATATTAAAGGACGAATATATAATAGATTTATATCAATTGACCAGCAGTGAGGATGACTTTTATAACCTCGATGCTTTGGTCAGGAAAAAAAACGAATTCAAATATTTTCCGCTTTTATATAAATACTTTACCAATCCATATTTATATACACCGGTTTTAATCCTTGATATTTTTAAAATATTCATCACCGCGAAAAAAGTGGCAAAAGCGATCAATAACAACAACTATAAATTTATTTTCATTCATCATGATCGATATTTTCAAAATCCAATTATTTCAAAATATTTACAGGCACCTTCTGTTGTTTTCTGCCAAGAACCGTATAGATTTTTTTATGAACCTTATTATGATATCGATAGAAAATTTGGCATTGTGTCGCGCATTGCAATGGCATGTTTATATCCTTTTCATCAATTATTGAAATGGGTGGGGACAATAGGTATTAAACATGCAGATATACTGCTTACCAATTCATATTATACAAGGGAATATATATATAAGGCTTATCGCAGATGGTCCAAGGTGGCATATCTTGGAATAAAAACAAGCAATTATCCTCATGAAAATATGCAAGTCCAAAATATAGTACTAAGTATCGGCGCAATAAATTGGAAGAAAAAACATGATTTAGTTATCAGATCTGTTATGCTTATTGATGAGGATATTCGACCCCAAGTTAAGATAATAGCACCCATAATTGGCAATAAAAAGGAACAAAAAAGATTAGAGACCTTGGCGATGCAAAATAAAGTCAAAATAACCATTGAGGAAAAAGTAACCCATGAGATACTAATTAAATATTACAATTCTGCAATCGCCACCATATGCGCATCAATCATGGAGCCGTTTGGAATTGTCGCGCTGGAATCTATGTCGTGTGGCACTCCGGTTATTGCCATGAACGAAGCTGGGTATAGGGAAACGATAATAGATGGCGAAACTGGATATTTGGTGGATAGAAGTGAAGCGGCAATAGCAGAAAAAATTCTAGCTCTCAGGAACGATTATGAGCTAAGGCAACTGATGGGGAAAAACGGCTTGGAGCATGTTAGGAAAAATTGGGATTGGAGTAAAAGAAAGCAAGAAATGCTTGCCCTTATTGCAAGGGAATTATAG